Proteins encoded in a region of the Rutidosis leptorrhynchoides isolate AG116_Rl617_1_P2 chromosome 9, CSIRO_AGI_Rlap_v1, whole genome shotgun sequence genome:
- the LOC139867018 gene encoding protein PIGMENT DEFECTIVE 338, chloroplastic: MSLIHHPCCKSFNPLETFSICKNPINRFISCPKTPKPMNNLHFLTKVSIFKNTHVLNCSNNELIDGFTNNQLTENNENEIEELGLLGKPSPKPISVPKPPPPQVEIEYNKPDKDEVLEPFYKFFRDGKSTGEELETSDSEQDEIVMENEEEKVEEEEDKKVFVEYYDPQPGDFVVGVVVSGNEYKLDVNIGADLLGTMLTKEVLPLYEKELDFLLCDFEDDNGQEFMMKGKMGVVKNEEALSGGPVAGQPVVEHGTVLFAEVLGRTLSGRPLISTRRLFRRLAWHRVRQIKQFNEPIEVKITEWNTGGLLTRIEGLRAFLPKVELVNRVNNFTELKENVGRRLYVQITRISEDTNDLILSEKEAWNAIHLKEGTLLEGTVRKIFPYGAQIRIGESNRSGLLHISNITRGQIVSVNDVLSVDEKVKVLVVKSMFPDKISLR; the protein is encoded by the exons ATGTCTCTGATTCATCATCCATGTTGTAAGTCTTTTAACCCTCTAGAAACATTCAGTATCTGCAAAAACCCCATTAACAGATTCATTTCATGCCCTAAGACCCCAAAACCAATGAATAATCTGCATTTTCTTACTAAAGTTTCAATCTTTAAAAACACTCATGTTTTAAATTGCTCTAACAATGAGCTAATTGATGGATTCACAAACAACCAATTGACcgaaaataatgaaaatgaaattgAAGAGCTTGGATTATTAGGTAAACCATCACCAAAGCCCATTAGTGTAccaaaaccaccaccaccacaagttGAAATTGAATACAATAAGCCTGATAAAGATGAGGTTTTAGAGCCATTTTATAAGTTTTTTAGAGATGGTAAGTCTACTGGGGAAGAAttagaaactagtgattcagaacAAGATGAGATTGTAATGGAGAATGAAGAAGAAaaggttgaagaagaagaagataagaaGGTTTTTGTAGAGTATTATGATCCGCAACCGGGCGATTTTGTGGTTGGTGTTGTGGTTTCAGGGAATGAGTATAAACTTGATGTTAATATTGGGGCTGATTTATTAGGGACAATGTTGACTAAAGAAGTGCTTCCTTTATATGAAAAAGAGTTGGATTTTTTGTTGTGTGATTTTGAGGATGATAATGGTCAAGAGTTTATGATGAAAGGGAAGATGGGAGTTGTGAAAAACGAAGAGGCGTTAAGTGGGGGCCCGGTGGCAGGGCAGCCAGTTGTGGAGCATGGAACGGTTTTATTTGCGGAGGTTTTGGGTAGAACGCTTAGTGGTCGACCTTTGATATCTACACGACGCCTTTTTCGTCGGTTGGCTTGGCATCGAGTGAGGCAG ATTAAGCAATTCAACGAACCTATAGAGGTCAAAATCACCGAGTGGAATACAGGCGGTCTTCTTACAAGAATCGAG GGATTACGTGCTTTTCTTCCTAAAGTTGAACTCGTTAATCGTGTTAATAACTTCACCGAGTTGAAAGAAAAT GTTGGACGTCGCTTGTACGTGCAAATTACCCGAATAAGTGAAGATACAAATGACTTGATTCTCAGTGAAAAAGAAGCTTGG AATGCTATACACCTTAAGGAGGGAACACTTTTAGAAGGAACAGTAAGGAAAATTTTCCCGTACGGTGCTCAAATACGGATCGGTGAAAGTAACCGCAG TGGATTGTTGCATATATCGAATATTACTCGAGGACAGATTGTTTCAGTCAATGATGTACTATCAGTTGATGAAAAGGTCAAAGTTTTGGTCGTCAAGTCAATGTTCCCTGACAAAATCTCTCTAAGGTAA